A stretch of DNA from Acidovorax carolinensis:
CCAAGCTGGTGATCATGGACCACCGGCTGCTGGCTGTGGGCTCGATGAACCTGGACATGCGCTCGCAAAAGCAGAACACCGAGATCGCGCTGCTGATCCGCAGCACCGCCCTGGCACGCCGGGCCGGCAGCAGCATCGAGCAGGCTCTGCGCGACGCGGCCTGGCATGTGGAACTGCAAAGCGGGGCGGCCTGATCTGGCGGGCGCCGCTGGGCAGCAACCTGCAGGATGCCACCAGCGAGCCCGGCGCCAGCGTGCCCCTGCGATTGCTATTGCTGCTGCTGGGCCCGCTGGCGCCCGATCATCTGCTGTAACCCCACCGCCGGGCTTTACGGCTGCAAGGCAGCCACCCAGGCCGTGATGGCGCGCTGGTCGGTCATGGTGCGCACATGCTGATAGGCCAGCTCGGCCTCTGGATAACGGCGACGCAGCAGGTTGAGCCATTGCTTGAGCCGGCCGGCCCGCTGGCGCGGTTCCAGGTCGTCGCATACCAGCTGCCAGAACGCTGCCAGCTGCGGCAGCAACGCGGGCCATTCCACCGGGTCTGCGCCAGGCCGGCCATCATCGGCCGCGCGGATGGCGCGGGCTAGCCCGGGGTCGGCCACCATGCCGCGGCCCAGCATGAGGGCGTCGCAGCCCGACTCCGCACGGCAGCGCTGCGCGTCGGCCACGGTCCAGATCTCGCCATTGGCCACCACGGGGATGCGCACGGCCGCGCGGATTGCCGGAATCTGCTCCCAATAGGCCGGCGGGCGGTAGCCGTCGGCCTTGGTGCGCGCGTGCACCACCAGCTCGCTGGCGCCGCCCGCTTCCATGGCCTGCGCGCACTCGCGCGCCAGGCTCGCGTCGTTGAAGCCCAGACGCATCTTGGCCGACACGGGCAGGTGGGCCGGCACGGCGCGACGCACGGCGGCCACCAGCGTGGCAATGCGTTCGGGCTCCTGCAGCAGCGCCGCCCCCCGCCGTGGCGGTTGACCACCTTGGCCGGGCAGCCAAAGTTCAGGTCGATGCCCTCGGGGCCCAGCGCCGCCAGGGCGGCCGCGTTCTCGGCCATGCACACCGGGTCGGAGCCCAGCAGCTGCGCACGCACCGGCACGCCCGACAGCGTGCGCCCGCCATGGCGCAGCTCGGGCAGGTAGCGCAGGAACACCTTGTCGGGCAGCACGGTGCCAGTGACGCGGATGAACTCGGACACGCAGCGGTCCACGCCGCCCACGCGGGTCAGCACATCACGCAGCACAAAATCCAGAAGCCCCTCCATCGGGGCGAGCAGCAAGGTCATGGTGTGGTCCACCCGCCCGGCGCGGCGGTGGATGTCGAGAAAAAATTCACATAAAAACAGGTTAAAGCGCTTATTCAGCGAGCGCTAGCAGCTACAAAACAAATAGCAAATTAGAACCTGCTCCGCTGCCACCGGCAGCGCCCGCCATTGTGCGGCAGCCTGGCGGATGGGCTTCCGTGCCGGCGCTGGCTGACTGGCTGCACGGCGGTGCGCCGCGCAGGTCATCACAGCGTCATCGCGCGGTGCTGCAATGCGGGCCATTCCCTTCCGTGATCCGTGCGTCCATGTTGCTCCAACGAACCGAAAAAGCCCGCCGTGAACTCTCACCAGGCGTTCGCACCCTGAGCCTGCGCGAACGCTCGCTGCTGCTGCTGGCAGACGGCAAGCCCCTGTCCGAACTGCAGGCCATGTACAACGGCATCGGCGCCCAGATGGTGGAGCAGCTCTTGCGCGACGGCTATCTCGCTGGCCTGGCCACCACGCAGCCCGTTGAGCCCCCCGCCCCGGCGCCCGAAACACCCCCCGAACCCACCGAGGCCCTGCGCTCATTGGCGGGCACCCGCATGTACCTGTTCGACCTGTCCGAGCGCCTGTTTGCCCGCCGAGACCCGGATCTGGCACGCAGCTACCACGCGGCCCTGCGCGAGGCGCGCGACCGCCAGAGCATGCTGGCGGTGGGTGAAGCCCTGATGGCCGAGGTGGCCAAGGTGGCCGGGGATGAACGCGCACAGAGCATTCGCGAACGCCTGGAGCAGCTGCAGCCGCCCGACCGCGCGCTGTCTGCAGCCATGATCGACTGAGCGGCGCAACGCCCTCAAGGCACTCACTGCCCCCCGCCCTACCGGGCGCTACCGAATCAGGCCGCAGCCAGGCGCCACAACGAAGTGACTTCCGCCGCACGGGCCGCGTGCAGCGCATCGCCCGCATCGGCCGCCTTGGCGTGGCGCGGGCGAATATCTGCGCGGCCCAGCACCTTGAGGCCCGCGTCGGCAATCCAGCCCATGAGCTGCTCGCGGGTGCGCAGACCCAGGTGCTCGGCCAGGTCCGACAAGATGAGCCAGCCCTCGCCGCCCGGTTCCAGGTGATCGGCGAGCCCCGCCAGAAAGCCCGCAACATGCGGCTGCCTTCGTCATACACCGCGTGCTCGATCGGCGAGCTGGGGCGGGCTGGCAACCAGGGCGGATTGCACACCACCAGCGGCGCACGCCCGGCGGGAAACAGGTCCACCGACTGCAGTTCCACCTGCGCCAGCACGCCCAGGCGCTGCAGGTTGTCACGGGCGCAGGCCAGCGCGCGCGGGTTCTGCTCGGTAGCCACCACGCGCTGCACGCCGCGGCGCACCAGCAGGGCCGACAGCACGCCCGTGCCCGTGCCGATGTCAAAGGCCAGCGCCTTCGATGGCAGGTCGGCCGAAGCCACCAGGTCCACATATTCGCCGCGCACGGGCGAGAAAACGCCGTAATACGGATGGATGCGGTTGTTGGGGGCGGCGCCCAGGGCAGGTACTTCCACACCCTTCTTGCGCCACTCGTGCGCGCCCACCAGGCCCAGCAGCTCGCGCAGCGAAGCCACCGAGCGCTCGCCCGTGGCGGGGCCCCAGGCTTCGGTGCAGGCCTGGCGCAGGTCGGGGGCGCGGCGCAGGTCAATGCCGTAATCGCCTTCCAAAGGAATCAGCAGGGCCGACAGCACGCGGGCGCGCTGCGCCTGCGCCTGGCGGTGCAGGTGAAACGCCTCGGCCGGCGTGGCTGCCGCCATTTTTTCTGCAGCCTTGGCCGCTGCCTTGGCGGGCTTGCGGTCGACACGGCGCATGAGGGCCTGCAGCAGCATGCGGGCATTCTGGAAGTCGCCCTGCCACAGCAGACCCGTGCCTTCGCAGGCGAGCCGGTAGGCGGTGTCGGCAGACAGCGTGTCATCGGCCACCACGACACGGCGCGGCGCGACGGCCCCGCTTTCGGAGCGCCAGCGGGCGTTGCGTACCTCGCCCTGTTCGTTCCATTCAATCATGGGAGCCTTTTAAGTGTTCTATGGTGCTGCGTGCCGCTTGACGCTGGCGCTGCATAGGCCAGCGCCCCCCGCGCAAGGGCCGCCCCGCCGCGCTGGGGGCGTCCGCCTGCCCGTAGCGCGCAGCGATACGAGAGCGGGGGGAAGGAGCGCAGCGACATAGGGGGGTGTTTCTTAATTCAATGGGCGTTTGAGGCGCACTTCTTCGATCTTGACGCCACCCACCACGGCCGTCTTGGCGGTGGCGAGCTCGCGCTTGAAGCCGGCCATTTCGTGGAAGCGGATGGCGCGCTCGTTGCGCAAGGGCACCCACGCGGTCACGTTGGTGCAGCCTTCTTCGTGCAGGCCGTCGCGTGCGGCGTCCCACAGGGCCAGGCCTACGCCCTGGTTCCAATGGGTGGGCGCGGCATAGATGGCCCAGATTTCACCGGTGGTGGGGCGGGACTTTTCATCGCGCGAGCGGTCATAGCCGACGAAGCCGACAATTTTTTCGCCATCAACGGCGACCTGCACCTGCGGCTCGCAATATTCGATGGCCTCGCGCCAGTAGGCCTGGCGCTTTTCGACCGACATGGATTTCAACTGCTCGTCTGGCACCAGACCTTTGTAAGCCTCTTGGGCGGAAACGGTATGGATCTGGGCAATGGCTTTGGCATCGCGAAGCGTGGCGGGACGAACCTGGATACTGGACATGGAAAAACCGAACGAAAACAGGGGTGAAAAAACAAAAAGGACCGGCATTGTCGCCGCAAACGCTTTTTCACCCTGCGCCGTTGGTTAATCGGCGGGCCTGCCACGGCCCCTGATGCTGCCGTCAGGCCATTGCCACCGCAGCCTTTTCGCCGCCCGTTGCCGCGCCCAGCGCGCGGGCGCGCTTGTTGCGCGGACGGGGCACCTTCACCGCTGGCGGCACCCCATTGATGGCACCCAGGCCCAGCACCAGCGTGACGCTGCACGATGCTTCCTCGCGCTCATCGGGCGCGTAGGGGCGATAGCTGCCGTTGCAGCTGCCATGGCTGCGCTGCACGGCATGGAGCACCACGCGCGCACCGTCGCGGCTGGCGCCCGTGCACAGCACGCGCAAACGCGCGTCGCGATCAAGCGCCAGGCCCATGTGGCCGGGCCGGTTGATGAGGTCGGTGCGAATGGCGCGCCAGGTTTGCCCGTCGTCCAGCGAAAACTGCCAGGTGCCCGCCTGCGTATCCAGATATTCAATCACCACGCCGGCCGAGGCCCGCAGTTCGGCGCAGTTTTCCTGCAGCAGATGGGCCACGGTGTTGCCCCCCACGCCAGCCCCCGCGCCATTGGCCACGGTGGGACGCGGATCGGCAGTGCGTGGACGGTGGGCGGAAAATCCGGCGGCAGAATGGAAAGCACTGGCACTCATGAGGAAACCTCTTTGTGGATAACCAAGACAGGATCGGTTGCGCAATGCGGTCTGACCACAGACCATCACAACGCCTGGAACAAAGTCTAGGAAGCGCACGCCCGCGCGTCCATCGCACAAATGGACTAGACCCACAGCCGGGCGTTGTGCGCAATACTCGCTCCATGCCCGCCAGCCTGCTGCTTGTAGACGACCACACCCTGTTTCGCACCGGGCTGCGCCTGATCGTGCAGGACCACCCGGCGGTGGACTCCATTTCCGAGGCCGGCACCGTGGCCGAAGCCTGTGCGCTGCAGCTGGACGCAGTGGATCTGGTGCTGCTGGACATCCAGATGCCCGGCATGAGCGGCCTGGACGGCCTGCGCCTCTTGCGCCAGGCCTGCCCCCGGGCGCGCATCGTGCTGGTGTCTGCCAGCGTGGCGCCCGACGCTGTTTACGAGGCGCGCATGCGCGGTGCCGACGGTTTCCTGCCCAAGTCGGCCAGTGGCGAGGATATTCTGGAGGCGATCACCTGCGCGCTGTCGGGCGCGCCCTGCTTTCCCGTCAACAGCGGCAACACCGCCACCACGCGCGGACCGGCCGCGCCCTCGCTGACGGCACGCCAGCTCGACGTGCTCTCGCTGCTGTGCACCGGCAAGCCCAACAAGGTGATTGCGCGCGATCTGGGGCTGAGCGAGAACACCGTGCGCGTTCATGTCGCCGCCATCTTTGCGCAGCTGGGTGTCAACAGCCGCAGCGCTGCCTTGCTGGCGGCCCAGCGGCTGGGCCTGTCGCTGCCGCCGCTGCATGATGCCGCCTGACACGCCGGAGGCCGCTGCGGGCTGGCCCTGGCCGTCGCTGCGCTGGGAGCGCGACGAGGTGCTGCGCGAGCAGGTCGCACTGCTGCGCCAGAACTTTCCCATGACCCTGGTGGCCTCCCTGGCCACGGCACTGGGCACGATGTGGGTGATGGACGGCGCGGTCGACCCGCAGGCGCTGACGGCCTGGCTGATCTCGCATGTGCTGGTCGTGATGGGGGTCTATCTCTCGCTGCGCAGCATGGACCCGACGACCGATCCCGCCCGCTGGTCGGCCTATAAGCTGATGGCCTGCATGGCCGGCATGGGCCTGAGTTGGGGCGGCCTGGGCCTGGTGGTGATGCACTGGGGCAACGCCAGCAGCGTGGTCTATGCCATTGGCATCGTCAGCACGGTGTCGTCCGGCGCCCTGGGGCTGGGAGCACCGCTGTACCGCGCCTACCTTGTCTACCTGAGCTGCGCCATTGGCAGCGTGCTGCTGGCCATTGCCCTGGCAGGTGGGCCGGTGCTGTGGCCCGCGCTGTTCCTCGTGCTGGTGTATTTCAGCCTGACCTGCATGCAGGCCAGCACGGCCGATACAGCCACCCGCCGCAGCATTGCCCTGAAACTGGAAAACCAGCGCCTGGTGGGAGAGCTGCGCGCCGAGTCCCAGCGCGCCCAGGCGGCGCAGCAGATCGCCGAAAAAGCCGATCGCGACAAGTCGCGTTTCCTGGCGGCGGCCAGCCACGACCTGCGCCAGCCGCTGCACGCCATGGGGCTGTTTCTGGAGAGCCTGCAGCGCAGCCCGCTGAACGAGCGCCAGCAGACGGTGCTGAACCATGCGTACGCCGCATCCAGCGCCGCAGCCGAAATGCTCACCACCTTGCTGGATTACTCGCGGCTGGAGGCCGGCGTGGTCAAGGTGCGCCCGTCGGCATTTGCCGTGCAGCCCCTGCTCACGGCCCTGGAGCAGGAGTTTGGCGTGCAGGCCGACAATGCCCGCCTTGTGTATCGCACCCGCGAGACCTCACTGGCCGCGCATGCCGACCGATCACTGGTGGGCCTGGTGATGCGCAACTTCATCTCCAATGCGCTGCGCTACACCACCCGGGGCGGCGTGCTGATTGCGTGCCGTCGGCGCGGCCAACGGGTGGCACTGGAGGTGTGGGACACCGGAATCGGCATTCCCCAGCACCAGTGGGACGACATTTTTCAGGAGTTCCTGCAGCTCGACAACCCGGAGCGCGACCGGCGCAAGGGCCTGGGCCTGGGCCTGGCCATCGTGCACCGGCTGGTGAACGAGATGGGGGGCACAACTGTCGAGTTGCGCTCGCGACCGGGCCGGGGCTCGGTGTTTCGCCTCTGGATGGATGCATGGGACGGCGCGCTGCAGGACGAAGCCACGCCGCTCCCCGAAGACCGCAGCCTGGAGGGCCTGCATGTGCTGGCCATTGACGACGACGAGGCGGTGCTTCTTGGAATGCAGTCGCTGCTGCAAAGCTGGGGTTGCCACTGCACCGTGGCCGGCTCGGGCGCCGAAGCACTGAAGCACCTGGGCGACGACACCCCCGATCTCATCATCACCGACTTCCGGCTGCGCCATGAGGAAACCGGCAAGCAGGTGCTGCAGGCACTGCGCACGCACCTGGGCACTGCAGTGCCGGCCATCATCATGACGGGGGACACCTCGCCCCAGCGCCTGCGCGATGCGCAAAGCACATCGGCCCTGCTGCTGCACAAGCCGGTTTCCACCGGCCAGCTGCGCGAAGCCATGGTGCAGCTCATCACCCAGCCGCAGCCCACCAACGCGGCCGGCTCCGCGATGCAGCCGGTTGACGACAACTCGGCTACAACCAGCGGCGCAGCAGGCCCATGATCTTGTCGAAGCGCGCGCCGTAAGGCGGGTAGAACAGCGAGCCCATGGCCCAGCGCGACTGCACCAGCACCGCCTTCTGGTGGCAAAAGCGCAGAAAACCCTGCTCGCCGTGGTAGGCGCCCCAGCCGCTTTCGCCCACACCGCCAAAGGGCAGGTTGTCGTGGGCGATGTGCATCAGCGTGTCGTTCACCGTGACGCCACCGCTCACGGTGCGGCGCAGCACATCGTCACGCACCGCATCGCTGCGGCCAAACCAGTACAGCGCCAGCGGGCGGGCCCCGCGTTGATGTGGGCCACGGCATCGTCCAGCCGCTCGTACGAAATCACGGGCAGGATGGGGCCAAAAATCTCCTCCTGCATCAGCGCCATGGCGGGCGTGGCGCCAAACACCAGCGAGGGCAGCATCTGGCGGCTGGCCCCGTCGCCCAGCGTGCCCACGGTGGCCGCCACGGGCTTGCCGCTGGCGGGGTCGATGGTGTGCACCTCGGCACCTTGCGTCTGGGCCTGCTGCAGCATGGTGCGCAGCCGCGCATAGTGGCGCGGGGTGATGATGGAGGCGTAATCGGGGTTGCCCTCGATGCTGGGAAACAACCGCGCCACCGCGGCCTGGTAGGCCTGGGAGAACTCGGCCTCGCGCCCGCGCGGCAGCAGCACGTAGTCGGGGGCAATGCAGGTCTGGCCCGCATTGAGCAGCTTGCCGTGGGCAATCTTGAGCGCGGCGTCCTGCATGTCGCAATCGGCATCCACAATGCACGGCGACTTGCCCCCCAGCTCCAGCGTGGTGGGCGTGAGGTGCTGCGCCGCTGCCTGCGCCACCTTGCGCCCCACTGCGGTGGAGCCGGTGAACACCAGGTGGTCGAACGGCAGCGAGGCCACCAGCGCTGCCGTGGCCGCATCGCCCTGCACCACGCAAAATTCA
This window harbors:
- a CDS encoding GNAT family N-acetyltransferase, whose product is MSSIQVRPATLRDAKAIAQIHTVSAQEAYKGLVPDEQLKSMSVEKRQAYWREAIEYCEPQVQVAVDGEKIVGFVGYDRSRDEKSRPTTGEIWAIYAAPTHWNQGVGLALWDAARDGLHEEGCTNVTAWVPLRNERAIRFHEMAGFKRELATAKTAVVGGVKIEEVRLKRPLN
- a CDS encoding response regulator is translated as MPASLLLVDDHTLFRTGLRLIVQDHPAVDSISEAGTVAEACALQLDAVDLVLLDIQMPGMSGLDGLRLLRQACPRARIVLVSASVAPDAVYEARMRGADGFLPKSASGEDILEAITCALSGAPCFPVNSGNTATTRGPAAPSLTARQLDVLSLLCTGKPNKVIARDLGLSENTVRVHVAAIFAQLGVNSRSAALLAAQRLGLSLPPLHDAA
- a CDS encoding hybrid sensor histidine kinase/response regulator, which encodes MMPPDTPEAAAGWPWPSLRWERDEVLREQVALLRQNFPMTLVASLATALGTMWVMDGAVDPQALTAWLISHVLVVMGVYLSLRSMDPTTDPARWSAYKLMACMAGMGLSWGGLGLVVMHWGNASSVVYAIGIVSTVSSGALGLGAPLYRAYLVYLSCAIGSVLLAIALAGGPVLWPALFLVLVYFSLTCMQASTADTATRRSIALKLENQRLVGELRAESQRAQAAQQIAEKADRDKSRFLAAASHDLRQPLHAMGLFLESLQRSPLNERQQTVLNHAYAASSAAAEMLTTLLDYSRLEAGVVKVRPSAFAVQPLLTALEQEFGVQADNARLVYRTRETSLAAHADRSLVGLVMRNFISNALRYTTRGGVLIACRRRGQRVALEVWDTGIGIPQHQWDDIFQEFLQLDNPERDRRKGLGLGLAIVHRLVNEMGGTTVELRSRPGRGSVFRLWMDAWDGALQDEATPLPEDRSLEGLHVLAIDDDEAVLLGMQSLLQSWGCHCTVAGSGAEALKHLGDDTPDLIITDFRLRHEETGKQVLQALRTHLGTAVPAIIMTGDTSPQRLRDAQSTSALLLHKPVSTGQLREAMVQLITQPQPTNAAGSAMQPVDDNSATTSGAAGP